A window from Zingiber officinale cultivar Zhangliang chromosome 7A, Zo_v1.1, whole genome shotgun sequence encodes these proteins:
- the LOC121999236 gene encoding protein FAR-RED IMPAIRED RESPONSE 1-like yields MTPEVPGGLWTDASQGCKIVMEQERLIEGDFQVLGDSSSSNGVDTPQVGMCFSAEEEVRDFYKSYAQILGFGIAKLGSKKGDDGQLKYFSFGCSKNGKTAPRVKNSFYPRPCSKTDCKAKINITVQNDGSCVITSIQLEHNHALSPRKSRHFRCNKVLDSQTKRKLELNDQAGITLSKSFQSFVVEAGGYENLLFDERKCRNYVAESRRLRLGNGDAEALNNYFCRMQSRNSNFFYVIDVDEDSRIRNIFWADARSRAACDYFYDVITFDTTYLTNSYDMSFAPFVGVNHHGESILLGCSLISKEDFETFIWLFKSWLTCMRGRAPRAIITDQCKAMEIAIVEVFPDSHHRLCLWHIMKKLPTKFSSHANYKLIKRNLKNIVYNSITSEECDSNWKKLIEEFNLEKNDLLNSLYEIRHKWMPVYVKDKFWAGMSTSQRSESMNAFFDDYVHSKTTLKQFIEQYDNALKSKIEKEDNSDFASFNSIIPVISGNPIEKQFQSVYTNKIFKLFQDELRVMVKRNITIVPENYILERWRKDIKRGYQGITNIYDDSYHHAEERQRYNNLQPLLQEVGQLGSKNDERCFVLTGILKEAKKRIMDINIGDSFDGYQDSNKIYEESRNESKQFHSPLKVRSRGRPPMKRKQSKIEQIVKKTKTKSQKKSSTVDKKQDELSNMNSPSMIDDESSKNILKERLCTKAYAGEMELMTKERICWIYVHDI; encoded by the exons ATGACTCCTGAAGTTCCGGGAGGTCTTTGGACAGATGCTTCACAAG GTTGTAAAATTGTTATGGAGCAAGAACGATTAATTGAGGGTGATTTCCAAGTGTTGGGTGATTCGTCAAGCTCAAATGGAGTTGATACTCCACAAGTTGGGATGTGTTTTTCAGCTGAAGAAGAAGTTCGCGATTTTTACAAATCCTATGCCCAGATTCTTGGTTTTGGTATTGCAAAGCTGGGTTCTAAAAAAGGAGATGATGGCCAGCTGAAGTATTTTTCATTCGGATGCTCTAAAAATGGTAAGACTGCTCCTAGAGTGAAAAATTCTTTTTATCCTAGACCCTGTAGCAAAACGGATTGCAAAGCAAAGATTAATATTACAGTTCAGAATGATGGATCATGTGTCATTACGAGTATTCAACTTGAACACAATCATGCAttaagtccaagaaagtcaagacattttagatgtaataaagtGTTAGATTCCCAAACTAAGAGGAAATTAGAGTTGAATGATCAAGCGGGAATAACTTTGAGTAAGAGTTTTCAATCATTTGTTGTTGAAGCTGGTGGCTATGAAAACTTATTGtttgatgagagaaagtgtagAAATTATGTGGCTGAATCACGGAGATTAAGGCTTGGGAATGGTGATGCAGAAGCCTTGAATAATTACTTTTGTCGTATGCAAAGTAGAAATTCAAATTTCTTTTATGTGATTGACGTAGATGAAGATTCTCGCATAAGAAATATATTTTGGGCTGATGCAAGATCTAGGGCTGCATGTGATTATTTTTATGATGTCATTACATTTGATACTACATATCTTACCAATAGTTATGATATGTCATTTGCTCCGTTTGTTGGAGTAAATCATCATGGTGAATCCATATTACTTGGTTGTAGTTTGATATCTAAAGAAGATTTTGAAACTTTTATTTGGTTATTTAAATCATGGTTGACATGCATGAGAGGACGAGCTCCACGAGCTATTATTACAGATCAATGCAAAGCCATGGAAATTGCAATTGTTGAGGTATTTCCGGACTCTCATCATCGTTTATGTCTTTGGCATATTATGAAAAAACTTCCAACGAAGTTTAGTAGTCATGCCAACTATAAGTTGATAAAGAGAAACTTGAAGAATATTGTTTACAATTCTATAACATCTGAAGAATGTGATAGCAACTGGAAAAAATTGATAGAAGAATttaacttagagaaaaatgatttgTTGAATTCTTTATATGAAATTCGTCATAAGTGGATGCCTGTATATGTGAAAGATAAGTTTTGGGCAGGGATGTCGACAAGTCAAAGAAGCGAAAGTATGAATGCATTTTTTGATGATTATGTTCATTCAAAAACAACTTTGAAACAGTTTATTGAACAATATGACAATGCTTTGAAAAGCAAGATTGAAAAGGAAGATAATTCTGATTTTGCATCTTTCAATTCAATCATTCCAGTTATCAGtggcaatccaattgaaaaacagTTTCAAAGTGTTTACACTAACAAAATATTCAAGTTGTTTCAAGATGAATTGCGAG TTATGGTGAAAAGAAATATCACTATAGTTCCAGAAAATTATATATTGGAACGATGGCGCAAAGACATTAAACGTGGATATCAAGGAATCACCAATATATATGATGATTCTTATCATCATGCAGAGGAACGACAAAGATATAATAATCTTCAACCATTGTTACAAGAAGTGGGGCAGCTTGGGTCAAAAAATGATGAAAGGTGCTTTGTTTTAACAGGGATATTGAAAGAAGCCAAAAAAAGAATTATGGATATAAATATTGGTGATTCATTTGATGGTTATCAGGACAGCAATAAAATATATGAAGAATCAAGAAATGAGAGCAAACAGTTTCACAGTCCTCTAAAAGTAAGGTCTCGTGGACGTCCACCGATGAAACGAAAACAATCCAAAATTGAGCAAATTGTGAAAAAGACGAAGACAAAGTCTCAAAAAAAG AGTTCTACAGTTGATAAAAAGCAAGATGAGTTATCAAATATGAATTCTCCAAgtatgatcgatgatgagtcTAGTAAAAAT ATCCTGAAAGAAAG GTTGTGTACTAAGGCCTATGCCGGGGAAATGGAGTTGATGACAAAAGAGAGAATATGCTGGATTTATGTTCATGACATTTAG
- the LOC122001037 gene encoding mannose-P-dolichol utilization defect 1 protein homolog 2-like has protein sequence MELEILGMNFGCVLGALQEWEFPEKNCVLPLVSKLLGYCIVAASTTVKLPQILKILKHNSVRGLSLVAFELEVVGYTIALAYCVHKELPFSAYGELLFLLIQAIILVAIIYYYSQPLGGKTWIKPLLYCAIAPTIIAGQIDPFLFEALYASQHFIFFSARVPQIWTNYKNKSTGELSFLTCFMNFAGSIVRVFTSIQENAPVSVIMGSIIGIMTNGTILSQIVLYQKPEAKKEKKEN, from the exons ATGGAATTGGAGATCTTGGGCATGAACTTTGGGTGCGTATTGGGGGCGCTGCAAGAATGGGAATTTCCCGAAAAGAACTGCGTGCTTCCACTAGTATCCAAGCTCCTTGGCTACTGTATCGTCGCTGCCTCCACCACCGTCAAACTCCCTCAG ATACTCAAAATCTTGAAACACAATAGTGTTAGAGGACTTAGTCTTGTGGCTTTTGAGTTAGAAGTGGTGGGTTACACAATTGCTTTGGCATATTGTGTCCACAAGGAGCTTCCATTTTCAGCTTATGGAGAGTTGCTGTTTCTCTTGATCCAAG CTATAATTCTAGTTGCAATTATCTACTACTATTCTCAACCACTTGGAGGAAAGACCTGGATTAAACCTCTTTT GTATTGTGCTATAGCACCAACTATAATTGCTGGTCAGATTGATCCATTTCTTTTTGAAGCCCTATAT GCTTCACAACATTTCATCTTTTTCTCTGCAAGAGTACCACAAATATGGACGAACTACAAA AATAAGAGTACTGGAGAATTGAGCTTCTTGACATGTTTTATGAATTTTGCTGGCTCTATAG TGAGAGTCTTCACCAGCATTCAGGAAAATGCTCCAGTTAGTG TGATTATGGGTTCAATCATCGGCATCATGACGAACGGCACCATATTAAGCCAGATAGTTTTATACCAAAAACCGGAAGcgaaaaaggagaagaaagagaatTAG
- the LOC122001038 gene encoding uncharacterized protein LOC122001038, with amino-acid sequence MPKISNSISDSLSSSSASSLTKSLGGDVEDWIYGGGDGARSFCTGRPPLSSPFAGVARRSSDSRLRRCPDQPIAIALSQPFANSLAWPPCLIASSPDGKRQSCFISLSSYFTLLFQAAEPFFLLAGPNVIESEEHILKMAKHIKTVTSRLGLPLMFKSSFDKANRTSSKSFLGPGLEQGLKCEAVGRVADIIQIPAFL; translated from the exons ATGCCCAAGATCTCCAATTCCATCTCCGACTCTCTTTCCTCTTCGTCGGCGTCGTCGTTAACAAAGTCGCTCGGAGGTGACGTTGAAGACTGGATCTACGGCGGCGGCGACGGTGCTCGG TCGTTCTGCACCGGGCGCCCACCTCTCTCTTCCCCCTTCGCCGGCGTTGCTCGCCGGAGTTCAGATTCCCGGCTTCGAAGATGCCCGGACCAGCCGATCGCCATCGCTCTATCCCAACCATTCGCGAACTCTCTGGCGTGGCCACCCTGTCTCATTGCCTCTTCGCCGGACGGAAAGCGACAGAGTTGCTTCATCTCCCTCTCTTCGTATTTCACTCTTCTATTTCAG GCTGCAGAGCCCTTTTTCTTACTAGCAGGTCCAAATGTTATTGAATCGGAGGAGCACATACTTAAGATGGCAAAACATATTAAAACTGTAACGTCTAG GCTTGGTTTGCCCCTAATGTTCAAGTCAAGTTTTGACAAAGCTAATCGCACTTCGTCAAAATCATTTCTTGGTCCTGGTTTGGAACAAGGTCTGAAG